Proteins encoded in a region of the Sugiyamaella lignohabitans strain CBS 10342 chromosome B, complete sequence genome:
- a CDS encoding Condensin complex subunit 3 has translation MGRVIVDSLRRLVRAYDEGEVTVTPTQIMQQLVDWTDPAKVVGGQGVSSLVHVELAKEILERITQTDSKDERKALCLSLSRLNITKTAEDSTTGLGDIRDLVADVLENDLIGEALSKNALIRFQTVVDGLTGDSTTVNDTASTEVSDLNPPTETITDTTAGPNPTDGDDASESSESEQE, from the coding sequence ATGGGCCGAGTAATTGTCGACAGTTTGAGACGTTTAGTCAGAGCATatgatgaaggagaagtCACGGTAACACCGACTCAAATTATGCAACAACTGGTCGACTGGACAGATCCCGCAAAGGTTGTCGGCGGACAGGGAGTCTCGTCCTTGGTCCATGTTGAGCTGGCGAAGGAGATTCTAGAGCGCATCACTCAAACCGACTCCAAGGACGAGAGAAAAGCACTGTGCCTGTCCTTGTCAAGACTGAACATCACAAAGACAGCTGAAGATAGCACAACAGGCCTCGGGGACATTCGGGATCTGGTGGCCGACGTTCTAGAAAACGATCTCATCGGCGAGGCGCTCTCGAAAAACGCCCTCATCCGATTCCAAACGGTAGTCGATGGTCTCACTGGCGACTCTACCACTGTCAACGACACAGCATCAACCGAAGTCAGCGACCTCAACCCACCAACCGAGACCATCACGGACACGACCGCAGGACCCAACCCAACCGACGGCGACGACGCCAGCGAGTCCAGCGAGTCCGAACAAGAGTAA
- the YCG1 gene encoding Ycg1p (Subunit of the condensin complex; required for establishment and maintenance of chromosome condensation, chromosome segregation and chromatin binding of the condensin complex; required for clustering of tRNA genes at the nucleolus; required for replication slow zone (RSZ) breakage following Mec1p inactivation; GO_component: GO:0005694 - chromosome [Evidence IEA,IEA]; GO_component: GO:0000796 - condensin complex [Evidence IEA]; GO_component: GO:0005737 - cytoplasm [Evidence IEA,IEA]; GO_component: GO:0000799 - nuclear condensin complex [Evidence IGI,ISS] [PMID 10749931]; GO_component: GO:0000799 - nuclear condensin complex [Evidence IDA] [PMID 10811823]; GO_component: GO:0005634 - nucleus [Evidence IEA,IEA]; GO_function: GO:0003682 - chromatin binding [Evidence IGI] [PMID 11864994]; GO_process: GO:0007049 - cell cycle [Evidence IEA]; GO_process: GO:0051301 - cell division [Evidence IEA]; GO_process: GO:0030261 - chromosome condensation [Evidence IEA]; GO_process: GO:0010032 - meiotic chromosome condensation [Evidence IMP] [PMID 14662740]; GO_process: GO:0051307 - meiotic chromosome separation [Evidence IMP] [PMID 14662740]; GO_process: GO:0007076 - mitotic chromosome condensation [Evidence IEA]; GO_process: GO:0007076 - mitotic chromosome condensation [Evidence IGI] [PMID 10749931]; GO_process: GO:0007076 - mitotic chromosome condensation [Evidence IMP] [PMID 11864994]; GO_process: GO:0007067 - mitotic nuclear division [Evidence IEA]; GO_process: GO:0000070 - mitotic sister chromatid segregation [Evidence IMP] [PMID 11864994]; GO_process: GO:0070550 - rDNA condensation [Evidence IMP] [PMID 18708580]; GO_process: GO:0007130 - synaptonemal complex assembly [Evidence IMP] [PMID 14662740]; GO_process: GO:0070058 - tRNA gene clustering [Evidence IMP] [PMID 18708579]) yields MPLLPPGVTNEDIQTLNVLVGQIFDSAQRSIATHQKLVIKLSALRDKSNKHGLESIFNKIFVMMINRILPVKKGETCADRIVKFVETFVSRQANDGNEQNTDENEESSIGYFAEFIIQHLRRGITAKDKNVRFRCCQLIAVTINHIGEISDDLFSEISLDLISRLHDKEPSVRLQASLALCRLQGVDEEEDEDEDEIGKTLISSLRTDTSAEVRRAILLNLVKTPKSLPYLLERARDVHPTTRRCVYSRTLKEIGDFRQLSIGMREKILQWGLQDRDSAVRTAATKMFVSNWLETTNNDLVELLERLDVLNSKIAETAMLAFFDSRRDVLDKLQFSDEFWQALSGESVFLARMFNQYCNAHDELKDLADVRMPELTKLAFLTEKYLGLLEKTGNDPELEFIIEQLLTIISTSDFSDEIGRRKNLVMLRNSIVALDLNESLINLSMEIIYKISVSERDFSQILVELIDDIRDTVDQNDESNESQLVVLLKCLFVMKSALELIRSPLEDNVHLNSLLHALVVPAMENGEAAVRERGIHCLGLCSFLSKDLAAKNLDIFVQCFAQGHESLKLDAIRIISDLLIIHGLDVVNEDSLMTIYKLYYKAVRNTRLPELQALAAEAVCKLLLQGVFTEEDVSLMWDTNNKKTKKRAYIY; encoded by the coding sequence ATGCCGTTGTTACCACCAGGCGTGACAAATGAGGATATTCAAACCTTGAATGTGCTTGTTGGTCAGATATTTGACTCGGCTCAGCGGTCTATAGCTACTCATCAGAAACTGGTTATCAAGCTTTCAGCACTTCGCGACAAGTCCAATAAACATGGGCTCGAAAGTATATTCAACAAAATCTTCGTGATGATGATTAATCGAATTCTTCCTGTCAAGAAAGGGGAAACTTGTGCAGACCGAATTGTCAAGTTTGTTGAGACATTTGTTAGTCGCCAAGCAAATGATGGAAATGAACAAAACACcgatgaaaatgaagaatcATCGATTGGCTATTTTGCCGAGTTTATTATTCAACATCTTCGTCGCGGTATTACTGCTAAAGATAAGAATGTTCGGTTCCGTTGTTGTCAGCTCATTGCTGTCACCATCAATCATATTGGAGAGATTAGCGATGATTTATTCAGTGAAATCAGTCTAgacttgatttcaagattACACGACAAAGAACCCTCAGTTCGTCTCCAAGCCTCACTTGCACTATGCAGACTCCAAGGCGTggacgaagaggaagacgaggatgaggaCGAAATTGGAAAGACATTGATTTCCTCGTTACGCACAGATACTAGTGCTGAAGTTAGGCGAGCTATTCTTCTCAATCTTGTCAAGACTCCCAAGAGTCTGCCGTATCTTTTAGAAAGAGCTCGTGACGTCCATCCAACGACCCGTCGATGTGTCTACTCGCGCACGTTGAAAGAAATCGGTGATTTCCGTCAGTTAAGTATCGGCATGAGAGAAAAAATTCTTCAGTGGGGATTACAAGACCGTGATTCTGCAGTTCGTACAGCAGCAACTAAGATGTTTGTTTCCAATTGGCTTGAAACAACCAACAATGATCTAGTTGAGTTGCTGGAACGTCTAGATGTGTTGAATAGTAAAATCGCCGAGACAGCTATGTTGGCCTTTTTTGATTCCAGGCGGGATGTTTTGGATAAACTACAATTTTCTGACGAGTTCTGGCAGGCTTTGAGTGGGGAGTCGGTCTTTTTAGCACGTATGTTCAATCAGTACTGCAATGCACACGATGAACTGAAAGACTTGGCTGATGTAAGAATGCCAGAACTGACCAAACTGGCTTTCCTGACGGAAAAGTACCTGGGATTACTGGAAAAGACTGGCAATGACCCAGAATTGGAGTTTATCATTGAACAGCTTCTCACAATAATCTCGACCTCGGATTTCAGTGACGAAATTGGCAGGCGTAAAAACCTTGTTATGCTACGAAATTCCATCGTGGCCCTAGATCTTAATGAGAGCCTGATCAACCTTTCAATGGAAATAATATACAAAATCTCGGTTAGCGAGCGAGACTTTTCTCAGATATTAGTTGAGTTGATCGACGATATCCGTGATACAGTTGATCAAAACGACGAGTCAAACGAATCACAGCTGGTAGTTCTGTTGAAGTGTCTATTTGTAATGAAGAGTGCTCTTGAGCTGATCCGGTCGCCTCTCGAGGACAATGTGCATCTCAACTCACTTTTACACGCCCTGGTTGTTCCTGCAATGGAGAATGGAGAAGCTGCAGTGCGAGAAAGAGGTATCCACTGTCTTGGACTGTGTTCATTCCTTAGTAAAGATCTGGCAGCCAAGAATCTGGACATTTTTGTGCAATGCTTTGCACAGGGTCATGAATCACTGAAACTGGATGCCATTCGAATTATCAGCGACCTGCTGATTATTCACGGTCTTGATGTGGTGAACGAAGATAGCTTGATGACCATTTACAAGTTGTATTACAAGGCAGTTAGAAATACCAGGCTGCCTGAATTGCAAGCACTGGCTGCCGAAGCAGTTTGCAAGCTGCTTCTCCAGGGTGTATTTACCGAAGAAGATGTAAGTTTGATGTGGgacaccaacaacaaaaagacaaaaaaaagagcatACATATACTAA
- the QCR2 gene encoding ubiquinol--cytochrome-c reductase subunit 2 (Subunit 2 of ubiquinol cytochrome-c reductase (Complex III); Complex III is a component of the mitochondrial inner membrane electron transport chain; phosphorylated; transcription is regulated by Hap1p, Hap2p/Hap3p, and heme; GO_component: GO:0016021 - integral component of membrane [Evidence ISM] [PMID 12192589]; GO_component: GO:0016020 - membrane [Evidence IEA]; GO_component: GO:0030061 - mitochondrial crista [Evidence IDA] [PMID 19019989]; GO_component: GO:0005743 - mitochondrial inner membrane [Evidence IEA,IEA]; GO_component: GO:0005750 - mitochondrial respiratory chain complex III [Evidence IDA] [PMID 10873857]; GO_component: GO:0005739 - mitochondrion [Evidence IEA]; GO_component: GO:0005739 - mitochondrion [Evidence IDA] [PMID 11502169]; GO_component: GO:0005739 - mitochondrion [Evidence IDA] [PMID 11914276]; GO_component: GO:0005739 - mitochondrion [Evidence IDA] [PMID 14576278]; GO_component: GO:0005739 - mitochondrion [Evidence IDA] [PMID 16823961]; GO_component: GO:0070469 - respiratory chain [Evidence IEA]; GO_function: GO:0003824 - catalytic activity [Evidence IEA]; GO_function: GO:0046872 - metal ion binding [Evidence IEA]; GO_function: GO:0004222 - metalloendopeptidase activity [Evidence IEA]; GO_function: GO:0008121 - ubiquinol-cytochrome-c reductase activity [Evidence IMP] [PMID 3028797]; GO_process: GO:0009060 - aerobic respiration [Evidence IMP] [PMID 3028797]; GO_process: GO:0006122 - mitochondrial electron transport, ubiquinol to cytochrome c [Evidence IDA] [PMID 3028797]; GO_process: GO:0055114 - oxidation-reduction process [Evidence IEA]; GO_process: GO:0006508 - proteolysis [Evidence IEA]) encodes MLSKSSILRTSGGLSTKRTMARFLSTTEASGLKVSSIEDSRPVSEISLVVRAGSRYEPKHADGVAHYLEKFAYKNTQARSGLRLTRESELLGGQLSSSLTRENLILTAKFLREDLPYFVNALGDVVENTIYNKYELDEEVAPLAKLEYELAHSTSSAYVALEAAHQVAFHTGLGNSILSHPLNPVSIDAIKNYAREAYAKANIQIVARGIDESDLSALIGSSKLSSLSAGSPLETPSTSVHSGEARIRAAPGNVNAVVIAFPTTGSSAANSILAQHLGTAVHSVKWSLGGSTPLGVAGRKTGTTIYATNAAYSDASLLYLTVEGPTAAAAKAGAIEAVNALKAVAATELTSEQLTRATAKAKFANAEALESSLSTVITPAVDTSITAATLKETAAALTSGKVALAVVGQVTELPYLDELF; translated from the coding sequence ATGCTTTCCAAGTCTTCAATTTTGAGAACCTCTGGAGGTCTCTCCACGAAGCGCACCATGGCCCGTTTCCTGTCGACCACTGAGGCTAGCGGTCTTAAGGTTTCGTCAATTGAGGATAGCAGACCAGTCTCTGAGATCTCCTTGGTTGTTCGTGCCGGTTCCAGATACGAGCCCAAGCATGCCGACGGTGTCGCTCACTACCTTGAGAAATTCGCTTACAAGAACACACAAGCCAGATCTGGTTTACGTTTGACCCGTGAATCGGAACTTTTGGGTGGTCAATTGTCCAGTTCTTTGACCAGAGAGAACCTTATTCTGACTGCCAAGTTCCTTCGTGAGGACTTGCCATACTTCGTCAATGCTCttggtgatgttgttgagaataCCATTTACAACAAGTACGAACTTGATGAGGAggttgctcctcttgcCAAGCTCGAATATGAGCTTGCTCACTCTACTTCATCTGCCTACGTTGCTCTCGAGGCTGCTCACCAAGTCGCTTTCCACACTGGTCTTGGTAACTCGATTCTATCGCACCCATTGAACCCTGTTTCTATTGATGCCATTAAGAACTATGCTCGTGAAGCTTACGCCAAGGCCAATATTCAAATTGTCGCTCGTGGTATTGATGAATCCGACCTCTCTGCTCTCATTGGTTCCTCCAAGTTGAGCAGCTTGTCTGCTGGTTCTCCTCTTGAGACCCCCTCCACCAGCGTTCACTCTGGTGAGGCCCGTATTCGTGCCGCTCCCGGCAATGTCAATGCTGTTGTCATTGCTTTCCCCACCACTGgatcttctgctgctaacaGCATTCTTGCTCAACATCTCGGCACTGCTGTCCACAGTGTGAAGTGGTCTCTTGGTGGTAGCACACCTTTGGGTGTTGCTGGCCGCAAGACTGGTACTACCATCTATGCTACCAACGCCGCCTACTCCGATGCTTCATTACTCTATTTAACTGTTGAGGGCCCAactgctgccgctgccaaGGCCGGTGCTATTGAGGCTGTCAATGCTCTCAAAGCCGTTGCTGCAACCGAGCTCACTTCTGAGCAACTCACTAGAGCCACTGCCAAGGCCAAGTTTGCCAACGCTGAGGCTCTTGAGAGCTCTCTATCCACTGTCATCACCcctgctgttgatacttCCATCACTGCCGCTACTCTTAAGGAGACCGCTGCTGCCCTCACATCTGGTAAGGTTGCccttgctgttgttggacAAGTTACCGAGCTACCATACCTGGATGAACTTTTCTAA